The following are from one region of the Sardina pilchardus chromosome 4, fSarPil1.1, whole genome shotgun sequence genome:
- the LOC134079146 gene encoding zinc-binding protein A33-like isoform X2, translating to MASKLEEEFCCPVCCDIYKDPAILSCSHSICKACLQQFWEKKGSRECPYCRRKCSKENYQPNMALRNLCEAYLRERSQRASAGSEVICSLHSEKLKLFCVEDNQPVCVVCRDSRKHSNHKFQPLDEAAADLKELLSIKLESLQKKLKVFEEAKLSCDESVKHVKTQTQHTEKQIKEEFKKLHQFLRDEEAARTAALREEEEQKSQMMKEKIEKMSREISSLSDTIRAIEEQMGADDVTFLQTYKSTVERAQCTLQDPERVSGALINVAKHLDNLKVKVWKKMIAPVTLDPNTAHPNLILSEDLTSVRYVKDNPKRFDEYASVLGSKGFNSGTHCWDVEVGENTRWNVGVMTESLQRKGEYPSRSGLWYVVYNGAVYRARATPHDSTLLTVQQKLQRIRVQLDWDRGELSFSDPDNNTHIHTLTHTLTERVFPYFNTSCSLSPLRILPVSPQ from the exons ATGGCTTCAAAGCTTGAAGAGGAGTTTtgctgtcctgtgtgctgtgacatcTATAAGGATCCTGCCATTTTGAGCTGCTCTCACAGCATCTGTAAAGCCTGTCTGCAGCAGTTCTGGGAGAAAAAGGGATCCAGAGAATGTCCCTACTGCAGGAGGAAGTGCTCTAAAGAAAACTATCAACCTAACATGGCATTAAGGAACCTGTGTGAAGCGTATTTAAGGGAGAGAAGTCAGAGAGCTTCAGCAGGGTCTGAGGTGatctgcagtctgcacagtgAGAAACTCAAGCTTTTCTGTGTGGAGGAcaaccagcctgtgtgtgtggtgtgtagagaCTCAAGAAAACACAGCAACCACAAGTTCCAACCTTTGGATGAGGCAGCAGCTGACCTTAAG GAACTGCTGAGCATTAAACTAGAATCCTTACAGAAGAAGCTGAAGGTCTTTGAAGAAGCAAAACTCTCCTGTGATGAATCAGTTAAACATGTGAAG ACTCAGAcccagcacacagagaagcagatcaaggaggagtttaagaagcttcaccagtttctacgagatgaagaggcagccaggacagctgcactgagggaggaagaggagcagaagagtcagatgatgaaggagaagattgaaaagatgagcagagagatctcatctctttcagacacaatcaGAGCTATAGAAGAGCAGATGGGAGCTGATGATGTCACATTCCTGCAG Acctacaagagcacagtggaaag agcccagtgcacactgcaggatccagagagggtttcaggagctctgatcaatgtggcaaagcacctggaCAACCTGAAGGTCAAGGTCTGGAAGAAAATGATTG ctcctgtgactctggatcccaacactgcacacccaaatctcatcctgtctgaggatctgaccagtgtgagatATGTTAAAGATAACCCAAAGAGATTTGATGAGTATGCCAGTGTGCTGGGCTCTAagggctttaactcagggactcactgctgggatgtggaggttggagagaacACACGGTGGAATGTGGGTGTGATGACAGAGTCTctgcagaggaagggagaataCCCCTCCAGGAGTGGACTGTGGTATGTGGTATATAACGGTGCTGTATATAGAGCACGTGCTACTCCTCATGACTCCACTctcctcacagtgcagcagaaactccagaggatcagagtgcagctggactgggacagaggagagctgtcattctctgatcctgataataacacacacatacacactctcacacacactttaactgagagagtgtttccatacTTTAACACCTCCTGtagtctctctcctctgaggaTCCTACCAGTGAGTCCTCAGTAA
- the LOC134079152 gene encoding zinc-binding protein A33-like has product MASKLEEELCCPVCCDIYKDPVILTCAHSVCKACLQQFWESKGHRECPYCRRKCSKDWHPPNMALRNLCEVFLQEKSLSASGSEVLCSLHSEKLKLFCVEDRQPVCVVCRDSRKHSNHKFQPLDEAAADLKELLRIKLECLQKKLKVFEEAHLTCDETAKHVKTQAQHTEDQIKEEFEKLHQFLRDEEAARIAALREEEEQKSQMMKESEKMIASLSDTIRAIEKEMGADDVTFLQNYRSTVERAQCTLQDPERVSGALINVEKHLDNLKVKVWKKMIAPVTLDPNTAHPRLILSEDLTSVRVVKHNPERFDEYRSVLSSEGFNSGTHCWDVEVGENTWWSVGVMTESLQRKGNIRSKSGRWIMWYNSVVYGVRAPPNADIPLKVQQNPQRIRVQLDWDRGKVSFSDPDNNTHLHTFTHTFTERVFPYLSTDCDLCPLRILPVSPQ; this is encoded by the exons ATGGCTTCTAAACTTGAAGAGGAGCTTTGCTGTCCCGTGTGCTGTGACATCTACAAGGATCCCGTCATTTTGACCTGcgctcacagtgtgtgtaaagCCTGTCTGCAGCAGTTCTGGGAGAGCAAAGGACACAGAGAATGTCCCTACTGCAGGAGGAAGTGCTCTAAAGACTGGCATCCTCCTAACATGGCGTTGAGGAACCTGTGTGAGGTTTTCTTACAGGAGAAAAGTCTGAGTGCTTCAGGGTCTGaggtgctctgcagtctgcacagtgagaaactcaagctcttctgtGTGGAGGAcagacagcctgtgtgtgtggtgtgcagagACTCAAGAAAACACAGCAACCACAAGTTCCAACCTTTGGATGAGGCAGCAGCTGACTTAAAG GAGCTGCTGAGGATTAAACTAGAGTGCTTACAGAAGAAGCTGAAGGTCTTTGAAGAAGCACATCTTACCTGTGATGAAACAGCTAAACATGTGAAG ACTCAAGCCCAGCACACAGAGGATCAGAtcaaggaggagtttgagaagcttcaccagtttctacgagatgaggaggcagccaggatagctgcactgagggaggaagaggagcagaagagtcagatgatgaaggaaAGTGAGAAGATGATCgcatctctttcagacacaatcagagccatagaaaagGAGATGGGAGCAGATGATGTCACATTCCTGCAG AACTACAggagcacagtggaaag agcccagtgcacactgcaggatccagagagggtttcaggagctctgatcaacGTGGAGAAACACCTGGACAACCTGAAGGTCAAGGTCTGGAAGAAAATGATTG ctcctgtgactctggatcccaacactgcacacccacggctcatcctgtctgaggatctgaccagcgTGAGAGTTGTTAAACATAACCCAGAGAGGTTTGATGAGTATCGCAGTGTCCTGagctctgagggctttaactcagggactcactgctgggatgtggaggttggagagaacACATGGTGGAGTGTGGGTGTGATGACCGAGTCTCTCCAGAGGAAAGGAAACATTAGATCCAAGAGTGGACGGTGGATCATGTGGTACAATAGTGTTGTGTATGGAGTACGTGCTCCTCCCAATGCTGACATTCCCCTCAAAGTGCAGCAGAATccccagaggatcagagtgcagctggactgggacagaggaaaggtgtcattctctgaccctgataataacacacacctacacactttcacgcacactttcactgagagagtgtttccGTACCTCAGTACTGATTGTGATCTCTGTCCTCTGAGGATCCTACCAGTGAGTCCTCAGTAA